A single genomic interval of Nycticebus coucang isolate mNycCou1 chromosome 21, mNycCou1.pri, whole genome shotgun sequence harbors:
- the TUBB1 gene encoding tubulin beta-1 chain, which translates to MREIVHIQIGQCGNQIGAKFWEVIGEEHGIDSAGSDQGASSLQLERISVYYNEAYGKKYVPRAVLVDLEPGTMDSIRSSKLGALFQPDSFVHGNSGAGNNWAKGHYTEGAELLERALEAVRRESEGCDCLQGFQLVHSLGGGTGSGMGTLLMSKIREEYPDRMMNAFSVMPSPKVSDTVVEPYNAVLSIHQLIENADACFCIDNEALYDICFRTLKLTTPTYGDLNHLVSLTMSGVTTSLRFPGQLNADLRKLAVNMVPFPRLHFFMPGFAPLTAQGSQQYRALSVAELTQQMFDARNLMAACDPRRGRYLTVACIFRGKMSTREVDQQLLSVQTRHSSCFVEWIPNNVKVAVCDIPPRGLSMAATFIGNNTAIQELFGRVSGQFSAMFKRRAFVHWYTSEGMDISEFGEAESNIHDLVSEYQQFQDARAILQENEEVVGEAETEPEVEKR; encoded by the exons ATGCGTGAAATTGTCCACATTCAGATTGGCCAGTGTGGTAACCAGATCGGAGCCAAG TTCTGGGAGGTGATTGGTGAGGAACATGGAATTGACTCTGCCGGGAGCGACCAAGGGGCCTCGTCCCTGCAGCTGGAGAGAATCAGTGTGTACTACAACGAAGCCTACG GTAAGAAATACGTGCCCCGAGCAGTCTTGGTGGACCTGGAGCCTGGGACGATGGACAGCATTCGATCTAGCAAATTAGGAGCCCTCTTTCAACCCGACAGTTTCGTCCACG GGAACTCCGGGGCCGGCAACAACTGGGCGAAGGGCCACTACACGGAGGGCGCTGAGCTGCTGGAGCGCGCCCTGGAGGCCGTGAGGCGGGAGAGCGAGGGCTGCGACTGCCTGCAGGGCTTCCAGCTGGTGCACTCGCTGGGCGGCGGCACGGGCTCCGGCATGGGCACGCTGCTCATGAGCAAGATCCGGGAGGAGTACCCGGACCGCATGATGAACGCCTTCAGCGTCATGCCGTCCCCCAAGGTGTCGGACACGGTGGTGGAGCCCTACAACGCCGTGCTGTCCATCCACCAGCTGATCGAGAACGCCGACGCCTGCTTCTGCATCGACAACGAGGCGCTCTACGACATCTGCTTCCGCACCCTGAAGCTGACCACGCCCACCTACGGGGACCTCAACCACCTGGTGTCCCTGACCATGAGCGGGGTCACCACCTCCCTGCGCTTCCCGGGCCAGCTCAACGCCGACCTGCGCAAGCTGGCGGTGAACATGGTACCCTTCCCGCGCCTGCACTTCTTCATGCCGGGCTTCGCGCCCCTCACGGCCCAGGGCAGCCAGCAGTACCGCGCGCTGTCGGTGGCCGAGCTCACGCAGCAGATGTTCGACGCCCGCAACCTCATGGCCGCCTGCGACCCGCGCCGCGGCCGCTACCTCACCGTGGCCTGCATCTTCCGGGGCAAGATGTCCACCAGGGAAGTGGACCAGCAGCTGCTCTCCGTGCAGACCCGGCACAGCAGCTGCTTCGTGGAGTGGATCCCCAACAACGTCAAGGTGGCCGTGTGCGACATCCCGCCCCGGGGGCTGAGCATGGCCGCCACCTTCATCGGCAACAACACCGCCATCCAGGAGCTCTTCGGCAGGGTCTCGGGGCAGTTCTCGGCCATGTTCAAAAGGAGAGCCTTCGTGCACTGGTACACCAGCGAAGGGATGGACATAAGCGAGTTTGGGGAAGCGGAAAGTAACATCCACGACTTGGTCTCCGAGTACCAACAGTTCCAAGACGCCAGAGCAATTCTGCAGGAGAACGAAGAGGTCGTGGGAGAGGCAGAAACGGAACCAGAAGTTGAGAAGCGCTGA
- the ATP5F1E gene encoding ATP synthase subunit epsilon, mitochondrial, which produces MVAYWRQAGLSYIRYSQICAKAVRDALKTEFKANAEKTAGSSVKIVKVKKE; this is translated from the exons ATGGTGGCTTACTGGCGACAGGCCGGACTCAG CTACATCCGATACTCCCAGATCTGTGCAAAAGCAGTGAGAGATGCCCTGAAGACAGAATTCAAAGCAAATGCCGAGAAGACTGCTGGCAGCAGTGTGAAAATTGTGAAAGTGAAAAAGGAATGA
- the PRELID3B gene encoding PRELI domain containing protein 3B isoform X1 yields the protein MKIWTSEHVFDHPWETVTTAAMQKYPNPMNPSVVGVDVLDRHIDHSGKLHSHRLLSTEWGLPSIVKSLIGAARTKTYVQEHSVVDPVEKTMELKSTNISFTNMVSVDERLIYKPHPQDPEKTILTQEAIITVKGVSLSSYLEGLMASTISSNASKGREAMEWVIHKLNAEIEELTASARGSIRTPMAAAAFVEK from the exons CCACCCATGGGAAACTGTTACAACAGCTGCGATGCAGAAATACCCAAACCCTATGAACCCAAGTGTGGTTGGAGTTGATGTGTTGGACAGACACATAGATCACTCTGGAAAGTTGCACAGCCATAGACTTCTCAGCACAGAATGGGGACTGCCTTCCATTGTGAAGTCT CTTATTGGTGCAGCAAGAACCAAAACATACGTGCAAGAACATTCTGTGGTGGATCCTGTAGAGAAGACAATGGAACTTAAATCTACTAAT ATTTCATTTACAAATATGGTTTCCGTAGATGAGAGACTTATATACAAACCACATCCTCAGGACCCAGAAAA AACTATTTTGACTCAAGAAGCCATAATCACTGTGAAAGGAGTCAGCCTTAGCAGTTACCTTGAAGGACTCATGGCAAGTACCATATCTTCAAATGCTAGTAAA GGCCGAGAAGCAATGGAATGGGTAATACATAAATTAAATGCTGAGATTGAAGAACTGACAGCTTCAGCAAGAGGAAGTATAAGGACTCCGATGGCAGCGGCAGCATTTGtagaaaaatga
- the PRELID3B gene encoding PRELI domain containing protein 3B isoform X2 yields MKIWTSEHVFDHPWETVTTAAMQKYPNPMNPSVVGVDVLDRHIDHSGKLHSHRLLSTEWGLPSIVKSLIGAARTKTYVQEHSVVDPVEKTMELKSTNISFTNMVSVDERLIYKPHPQDPEKTILTQEAIITVKGVSLSSYLEGLMGREAMEWVIHKLNAEIEELTASARGSIRTPMAAAAFVEK; encoded by the exons CCACCCATGGGAAACTGTTACAACAGCTGCGATGCAGAAATACCCAAACCCTATGAACCCAAGTGTGGTTGGAGTTGATGTGTTGGACAGACACATAGATCACTCTGGAAAGTTGCACAGCCATAGACTTCTCAGCACAGAATGGGGACTGCCTTCCATTGTGAAGTCT CTTATTGGTGCAGCAAGAACCAAAACATACGTGCAAGAACATTCTGTGGTGGATCCTGTAGAGAAGACAATGGAACTTAAATCTACTAAT ATTTCATTTACAAATATGGTTTCCGTAGATGAGAGACTTATATACAAACCACATCCTCAGGACCCAGAAAA AACTATTTTGACTCAAGAAGCCATAATCACTGTGAAAGGAGTCAGCCTTAGCAGTTACCTTGAAGGACTCATG GGCCGAGAAGCAATGGAATGGGTAATACATAAATTAAATGCTGAGATTGAAGAACTGACAGCTTCAGCAAGAGGAAGTATAAGGACTCCGATGGCAGCGGCAGCATTTGtagaaaaatga